Proteins co-encoded in one Callospermophilus lateralis isolate mCalLat2 chromosome 2, mCalLat2.hap1, whole genome shotgun sequence genomic window:
- the Bdnf gene encoding neurotrophic factor BDNF precursor form — MLCAISLCARVCKLRCAGRCGKFHQVRRVMTILFLTMVISYFGCMKAAPMKEANVRGQGSLAYPGVRTHGTLESVNGPKAGSRGLTSLADTFEHVIEELLDEDQKVRPNEENNKDADLYTSRVMLSSQVPLEPPLLFLLEEYKNYLDAANMSMRVRRHSDPARRGELSVCDSISEWVTAADKKTAVDMSGGTVTVLEKVPVSKGQLKQYFYETKCNPMGYTKEGCRGIDKRHWNSQCRTTQSYVRALTMDSKKRIGWRFIRIDTSCVCTLTIKRGR, encoded by the coding sequence TTCCACCAGGTGAGAAGAGTGATGACCATCCTTTTCCTTACTATGGTTATTTCATACTTTGGTTGCATGAAGGCTGCCCCCATGAAAGAAGCCAACGTCCGAGGACAAGGCAgcttggcctacccaggtgtgcgGACCCATGGGACTCTGGAGAGCGTGAATGGGCCCAAGGCAGGTTCACGAGGCCTCACCTCATTGGCTGACACTTTTGAACACGTGATTGAAGAGCTGTTGGATGAGGACCAGAAAGTTCGGCccaatgaagaaaacaataaggACGCGGACTTGTACACTTCCAGGGTgatgctcagtagtcaagtgcctttGGAGCCTCCTCTTCTCTTTCTGCTTGAGGAATACAAAAATTACCTGGATGCTGCAAACATGTCTATGAGGGTCCGGCGCCACTCCGACCCTGCCCGCCGCGGGGAGCTCAGTGTGTGTGACAGTATTAGCGAGTGGGTAACAGCGGCAGATAAAAAGACTGCAGTGGACATGTCGGGTGGAACCGTCACCGTCCTGGAAAAAGTCCCTGTGTCGAAAGGCCAACTGAAGCAATACTTCTACGAGACCAAGTGCAATCCCATGGGCTACACGAAAGAAGGCTGCAGGGGCATAGACAAAAGGCATTGGAACTCCCAGTGCCGAACTACCCAGTCGTACGTGCGGGCTCTCACCATGGATAGCAAAAAGCGCATTGGCTGGCGGTTCATAAGGATAGACACTTCCTGTGTATGTACATTGACCATTAAGAGGGGAAGATAG